One stretch of Halobaculum marinum DNA includes these proteins:
- a CDS encoding DUF7519 family protein, which yields MSRPVSPPSTAPSPTGSGVAFTAVTLAGVLAGVSLGLPIVGGVLLSAVGGGLLWWSLRRAPAGGTDAAVGGLGVGLAVYALAAGPGVTAVAGGGTPGVVVAACTAVALALVAAEGSLGLAEATAVLTTPLAVAAAAPVAALVFIAPAVSLGGPLLDAVGAAIPRLLGGTALVALVALQVVGLAAALLLGPATRTLRRLLGPDRYRPPPVAEAAALRVRDVPRWYWVALLVQVVVVPGLGDPLGWLLYRVPVVGPASRLLLDGGLLAGLGLLVALGLACVVAAGRLQSLVVDVAGEDPGGALGAAAPAALGVGVLVVSAGAAAVGAVGPTVPVVGAPVAYSSWLLVVAAPVSVFALVRVTSLLTGDPAFAGIVPEHGAGFALASGAVVAGAVAAGVGGAAPPAVFAGVALALVTWGAGEHAAGLGAHLGRDAATEPVEYARTVGLVAVGLVAVLVLSAVAYLGPPIAVAPERAAVALLLLLVALLALTVRVGLETE from the coding sequence ATGAGCCGTCCCGTCTCGCCGCCGTCGACCGCGCCGTCGCCGACGGGGAGCGGCGTCGCCTTCACAGCCGTGACGCTCGCGGGCGTGCTCGCGGGCGTCTCACTCGGCCTCCCGATCGTCGGCGGGGTCCTCCTGTCGGCGGTCGGCGGCGGACTCCTGTGGTGGTCACTCCGACGCGCCCCCGCGGGTGGCACCGACGCCGCCGTCGGCGGACTCGGCGTCGGCCTCGCCGTGTACGCGCTGGCTGCCGGACCCGGCGTCACGGCGGTCGCCGGCGGCGGGACCCCGGGGGTCGTCGTGGCCGCCTGTACCGCCGTCGCGCTCGCACTCGTCGCCGCGGAAGGGTCGCTCGGACTCGCGGAGGCGACCGCCGTGCTCACCACGCCGTTGGCGGTCGCCGCCGCGGCACCCGTCGCCGCGCTCGTGTTCATCGCGCCCGCGGTGTCGCTCGGCGGCCCGCTCCTCGACGCCGTCGGAGCGGCCATCCCGCGACTGCTCGGCGGCACCGCGCTCGTCGCGCTGGTGGCGCTCCAAGTGGTCGGCCTCGCCGCCGCGCTCCTACTCGGGCCGGCGACGCGGACGCTGCGGCGGTTGCTCGGGCCGGACCGCTACCGGCCACCGCCGGTCGCCGAGGCCGCGGCGCTGCGGGTCCGCGACGTGCCGCGCTGGTACTGGGTCGCGCTGCTCGTGCAGGTCGTCGTCGTCCCCGGCCTGGGCGACCCGCTCGGGTGGCTCCTCTACCGCGTTCCGGTCGTCGGGCCGGCGAGCAGGCTGCTGCTCGACGGCGGCCTCCTCGCCGGACTGGGACTGCTCGTCGCGCTCGGCCTCGCGTGCGTGGTCGCGGCCGGTCGGCTACAGTCGCTTGTCGTCGACGTCGCCGGCGAGGACCCCGGTGGCGCACTCGGTGCCGCCGCTCCCGCCGCGCTCGGGGTCGGCGTGCTGGTCGTCTCCGCCGGCGCCGCCGCCGTCGGTGCCGTCGGTCCGACGGTGCCGGTCGTGGGCGCGCCGGTCGCGTACAGTTCGTGGCTGTTGGTCGTCGCCGCGCCGGTGAGCGTGTTCGCGCTCGTCCGCGTCACGTCTCTCCTCACCGGCGACCCGGCGTTCGCGGGGATCGTCCCGGAACATGGTGCGGGCTTCGCGCTCGCCAGCGGTGCGGTGGTCGCCGGCGCGGTCGCCGCGGGCGTCGGCGGTGCGGCGCCGCCTGCGGTGTTCGCCGGCGTCGCGCTCGCGCTCGTCACGTGGGGTGCAGGTGAGCACGCGGCGGGACTGGGTGCCCACCTCGGTCGCGACGCCGCCACGGAACCGGTCGAGTACGCCCGGACGGTCGGCCTCGTCGCCGTCGGCCTCGTCGCCGTGCTCGTGCTCTCTGCGGTCGCGTACCTCGGCCCGCCAATCGCCGTCGCCCCCGAGCGGGCGGCGGTGGCGCTGCTGCTGTTGTTGGTGGCACTGCTCGCGCTCACCGTACGCGTCGGACTGGAGACCGAGTAA
- a CDS encoding DUF192 domain-containing protein, with protein MRLIHRSGAIHPEEGDPSPPRERVLATDVDVADTVVSQTRGLMFRRSVPDDYGLVFQFDEADSRSLHMLFVPFAIDAVWLVEGEVTKVKRLRPWVGLGWGTADTIIELPAGAADDVEPGDQIEVVE; from the coding sequence GTGCGACTGATCCACCGCTCGGGCGCCATCCATCCCGAGGAGGGCGACCCGTCGCCCCCCCGCGAGCGCGTCCTCGCGACGGACGTCGACGTCGCGGATACGGTCGTCTCCCAGACCCGCGGGCTGATGTTCCGCCGCTCGGTGCCCGACGACTACGGGCTCGTCTTCCAGTTCGACGAGGCCGACTCGCGGAGCCTCCACATGCTGTTCGTCCCGTTCGCCATCGACGCCGTCTGGCTCGTCGAGGGTGAGGTGACGAAGGTGAAGCGCCTCCGCCCGTGGGTCGGCCTCGGCTGGGGGACCGCCGACACGATCATCGAGTTGCCCGCCGGCGCCGCCGACGACGTCGAGCCCGGTGACCAGATCGAAGTCGTCGAGTAA